The following proteins are co-located in the Mesorhizobium australicum WSM2073 genome:
- a CDS encoding DUF2007 domain-containing protein: MIELIRTNDAVIISFVESLMRDAGIGCFVADQNMSVLDGSLGILPRRVMVDADQADAARRILTDAGIANEIRGK, translated from the coding sequence ATGATAGAGCTCATCCGCACCAACGACGCCGTCATCATCTCCTTTGTCGAATCGCTGATGCGCGATGCCGGGATCGGCTGCTTCGTCGCCGACCAGAACATGAGCGTCCTCGACGGCTCGCTTGGTATCCTGCCGCGACGCGTCATGGTCGATGCCGACCAGGCCGACGCCGCGCGCCGCATCCTGACCGATGCCGGCATCGCCAACGAGATCCGGGGGAAATAA
- a CDS encoding tRNA1(Val) (adenine(37)-N6)-methyltransferase yields MSAAPAALVPDTPAHTVDAFHRGRFWLVQPKHGGHRAGMDAMMLAASVPSSFGGRLADFGAGAGAAGLAVLSRCPGAQAVLVERAPEMAAFAAATLAHPGNAHLSDRAAVLVADVTVSGRARAATGLADNDFDFVIMNPPFNAARDRATPEPLRKEAHVMEDGLFESWIRSAAAVVRPRGGLAVIARPEQLGAILDAISGRFGEAEMLAVHPRPDAAAIRIIVRAALGARGKLAIRPPLMLHARSGNGPDERSEMITNGLASLFGD; encoded by the coding sequence ATGTCGGCCGCGCCAGCCGCCCTTGTCCCGGATACGCCGGCCCACACGGTCGATGCGTTCCACCGCGGCCGGTTCTGGCTCGTGCAGCCCAAGCATGGCGGCCATCGCGCCGGGATGGATGCAATGATGCTGGCCGCATCCGTACCGTCCTCGTTTGGCGGACGGCTCGCCGATTTCGGGGCCGGCGCCGGTGCTGCCGGTCTTGCGGTGCTGTCGCGCTGTCCGGGTGCCCAGGCTGTGCTGGTCGAACGCGCGCCTGAGATGGCGGCCTTCGCGGCAGCCACGCTTGCCCATCCGGGCAACGCGCACCTCAGCGATCGCGCTGCCGTGCTCGTCGCCGATGTCACCGTGTCGGGCCGCGCCCGGGCCGCCACCGGCCTTGCCGACAATGATTTCGACTTCGTCATCATGAACCCGCCTTTCAACGCCGCACGGGACCGCGCCACTCCCGAGCCGCTAAGAAAGGAAGCGCATGTCATGGAGGACGGACTGTTCGAAAGCTGGATCCGCAGTGCGGCGGCGGTTGTCAGGCCGCGCGGCGGGCTTGCCGTCATCGCCCGGCCCGAACAGCTCGGCGCCATTCTCGACGCGATTTCAGGCCGCTTCGGCGAAGCCGAGATGCTCGCCGTGCACCCTCGCCCGGACGCGGCCGCAATCCGCATTATCGTGCGGGCGGCACTTGGGGCACGAGGAAAGCTCGCCATCCGTCCGCCCCTGATGCTTCACGCGCGATCGGGCAACGGCCCCGACGAGCGCAGCGAAATGATCACCAACGGGCTCGCCTCGCTGTTCGGAGACTGA
- a CDS encoding S49 family peptidase has product MKRLFNRLLPKSWRSSVVTVPVIRLHGTIMAGGGQFRPSLSLASTAGLIEKAFSFEAPAVAISINSPGGSPVQSRLIFKRIRDLAVEKNKKVLVFVEDVAASGGYMIAVAGDEIFADPSSIVGSIGVVSASFGFPELMKKIGIERRVHTAGQNKAVLDPFKPEKKEDVERLKVLQLEVHETFIDLVKERRGTKLADDPDLFTGLFWTGKRGLELGLVDALGDMRTVLKTRFGPKTQLRLVAAPRGLFGRFGLFGSSKGFSAPDIAAAAASGVINAAEERASWARFGL; this is encoded by the coding sequence GTGAAACGTCTTTTCAACCGCCTGCTGCCGAAGTCCTGGCGCTCCTCCGTCGTCACCGTTCCGGTCATCCGACTGCACGGCACCATCATGGCCGGCGGAGGCCAGTTCCGGCCGAGCCTGTCGCTTGCTTCCACCGCCGGACTGATCGAAAAGGCGTTTTCCTTCGAGGCGCCGGCGGTCGCGATCTCGATCAATTCGCCGGGCGGCTCGCCGGTGCAGTCACGGCTGATCTTCAAGCGCATCCGCGACCTTGCGGTCGAGAAGAATAAAAAGGTCCTGGTCTTCGTCGAGGATGTCGCGGCGTCCGGCGGCTACATGATCGCGGTCGCCGGCGACGAGATCTTCGCCGATCCCTCCTCCATCGTCGGCTCGATCGGCGTGGTGTCGGCCTCGTTCGGTTTCCCGGAACTGATGAAGAAGATCGGCATCGAGCGCCGTGTCCACACCGCCGGCCAGAACAAGGCGGTGCTCGATCCGTTCAAGCCCGAGAAGAAGGAAGACGTCGAGCGGCTCAAGGTGCTGCAGCTCGAAGTGCACGAGACCTTCATCGATCTGGTCAAGGAGCGCCGCGGTACGAAGCTGGCGGACGATCCGGACCTGTTCACCGGGCTGTTCTGGACCGGCAAGCGAGGCCTGGAGCTCGGCCTCGTCGATGCGCTGGGCGACATGCGCACGGTGCTGAAGACCCGCTTCGGGCCGAAGACCCAGCTCAGGCTGGTGGCGGCGCCGCGCGGTTTGTTCGGCCGCTTTGGCCTGTTCGGCTCGAGCAAGGGCTTTTCGGCGCCCGATATCGCGGCGGCTGCCGCCAGCGGCGTCATCAATGCGGCGGAAGAGCGCGCATCGTGGGCGCGCTTCGGGCTTTGA
- a CDS encoding membrane protein yields MPQLIFFAVVGVAAYFGYRTFVREAERVTAKVRRTEKQAANGAMGTLVKDPQTGEYRLAKD; encoded by the coding sequence ATGCCGCAGCTCATTTTTTTCGCCGTCGTCGGCGTCGCCGCCTATTTCGGTTACCGCACCTTCGTGCGCGAGGCTGAACGCGTGACGGCCAAGGTGCGGCGCACCGAAAAACAGGCGGCCAACGGCGCGATGGGAACGCTGGTCAAGGATCCGCAGACCGGCGAATACCGGCTGGCCAAGGACTGA
- a CDS encoding 4-(cytidine 5'-diphospho)-2-C-methyl-D-erythritol kinase, with amino-acid sequence MSLAIETAESGQRVRTWAAPAKINLALHVTGRRADGYHLIESLAVFTRFGDRIEIAPADADEFSVSGRYAADVPLDGGNLVLKGRDALRQAAGVRSTPPVSIRLEKNLPVASGVGGGSSDAAAVLRGLTESWGLELDSAELARIGLSLGADVPMCLAAKPLVARGIGEELSMVPDFSALGLVLVNPGVPVSTTEIFAALSRRDNEPLPPLPRSIDFHSLRNWLEITRNDLERPALAMQPAIGRALSWLDKAGSGFSRMSGSGATCFGLFETGNVAKRAAAEIRDRQPDWFVAATRSMASEAGRDGQN; translated from the coding sequence ATTTCACTCGCAATCGAGACTGCGGAATCGGGTCAGCGTGTCCGGACATGGGCCGCACCCGCCAAGATAAACCTAGCTTTGCACGTCACCGGCAGGCGCGCCGACGGCTATCATCTCATCGAAAGCCTGGCTGTGTTCACGCGCTTTGGCGACAGGATCGAGATCGCGCCGGCCGACGCCGATGAGTTCAGCGTGTCCGGCCGCTATGCGGCGGACGTACCGCTCGATGGCGGCAATCTTGTGCTGAAGGGCCGCGACGCCCTGCGGCAGGCCGCCGGCGTTCGGAGCACGCCGCCGGTAAGCATCAGGCTCGAAAAGAACCTTCCGGTCGCATCCGGCGTGGGCGGAGGGTCGAGCGACGCGGCGGCCGTGCTGCGCGGGCTGACCGAGAGCTGGGGGCTGGAGCTCGATAGCGCCGAACTGGCGCGGATCGGTCTTTCGCTTGGCGCCGATGTGCCGATGTGCCTGGCGGCAAAGCCGCTGGTCGCGCGCGGCATCGGTGAGGAACTGTCGATGGTGCCGGATTTTTCAGCACTGGGTCTCGTGCTGGTCAACCCGGGCGTGCCGGTCTCGACGACGGAAATCTTCGCCGCACTCTCCCGTCGCGATAATGAGCCGCTGCCGCCGCTGCCGCGCAGCATCGATTTTCACAGCCTGCGCAACTGGCTGGAAATCACCCGCAACGATCTTGAGCGGCCAGCCCTTGCGATGCAGCCCGCCATAGGCAGGGCGCTTTCATGGCTTGATAAGGCCGGATCGGGCTTTTCACGAATGTCCGGATCGGGCGCGACGTGCTTCGGCCTGTTCGAGACCGGCAATGTCGCCAAGCGCGCGGCGGCCGAGATCCGCGACCGCCAGCCCGACTGGTTCGTCGCGGCAACGCGCAGCATGGCGTCGGAGGCTGGGCGAGATGGCCAGAATTGA
- the moaB gene encoding molybdenum cofactor biosynthesis protein B: MARIDESRAFIPVRIAVLTVSDTRSLADDKSGQTLADRITKAGHILAARDIVTDDREKIRDAVLAWSRDKAIDVVITTGGTGFTGRDVTPEALEPIFEKRMDGFSEVFHRISYDKIGTSTIQSRATGGVVNATFVFVLPGSPGACKDAWDGILEPQLDYRHMPCNFVEIMPRLDEHLRRGKSAS; this comes from the coding sequence ATGGCCAGAATTGACGAGAGCCGTGCCTTCATTCCGGTGCGCATCGCGGTGCTGACTGTTTCCGACACACGCAGCCTGGCCGACGACAAATCCGGCCAGACACTGGCCGATCGCATTACCAAGGCCGGCCACATCCTGGCCGCCCGCGATATCGTCACCGACGACCGCGAAAAAATCCGCGACGCCGTTCTGGCGTGGTCGCGGGACAAGGCCATCGACGTCGTGATCACCACTGGCGGTACCGGTTTTACCGGACGCGATGTGACGCCCGAGGCGCTGGAGCCGATCTTCGAAAAGCGCATGGACGGATTTTCGGAAGTGTTCCACCGCATTTCCTATGACAAGATCGGCACCTCGACTATCCAGAGCCGGGCGACCGGCGGTGTCGTCAACGCCACCTTCGTCTTCGTGCTGCCGGGATCGCCCGGCGCCTGCAAGGACGCCTGGGACGGCATCCTCGAGCCACAGCTCGATTACCGGCACATGCCCTGTAACTTCGTCGAGATCATGCCGCGCCTGGACGAACATCTGCGGCGCGGCAAATCGGCGTCGTAA
- a CDS encoding glycosyltransferase yields MLSVLIETHNDEEGLARTLATLIGGAVEGVVREVVVCDTGSSDQTHRVAEHAGCHYVGSGGIAAGIRQAKGDWLLFLEPGARLVEGWIDAVVAHTARQTIAARFSRARGSRPPFLARVFSANRALADGLVISKRQAASLSKNAGSAEALARGLATRRLDAEIWPAQPKQQHRSGG; encoded by the coding sequence ATGCTCAGTGTTCTGATTGAAACGCACAATGACGAGGAGGGGCTCGCCCGTACGCTGGCGACGCTGATTGGCGGCGCGGTCGAGGGCGTGGTGCGTGAGGTTGTCGTCTGCGACACGGGCTCCAGTGACCAGACCCATCGCGTCGCCGAGCATGCCGGCTGCCACTATGTGGGGAGCGGGGGCATCGCCGCCGGCATCCGCCAGGCCAAGGGTGACTGGCTGCTGTTTCTCGAACCGGGTGCGAGGCTGGTGGAGGGCTGGATCGACGCCGTCGTCGCCCATACGGCCAGGCAGACAATAGCGGCCCGGTTCTCGCGGGCGCGGGGCAGCCGTCCACCGTTCCTGGCCCGGGTCTTTTCGGCAAACCGCGCGCTCGCCGACGGACTGGTGATCAGCAAGCGACAGGCGGCATCGCTGTCCAAGAATGCCGGCAGCGCCGAGGCCTTAGCGCGCGGGCTGGCGACCAGACGGCTCGACGCCGAAATCTGGCCAGCGCAGCCGAAGCAGCAGCACCGCTCTGGGGGGTGA
- a CDS encoding PA0069 family radical SAM protein, which produces MEPIMRADIAAFGAGRAEMANAMIEQSGMRVRPDRNRGRSAGINPSGRFEPVSRHVFDDGWSSLEELPPFKTEVQVEKPRTIITRNESPDISFDRSINPYRGCEHGCVYCFARPTHSFMGLSPGLDFESKLFAKPDAARLLDKELSKDGYQPRTIAIGTNTDPYQPIEKQYRIMREILEVLEARGHPVGIVTKSALVVRDIDILSRMAERGLAKVALSVTTLDRMLARTMEPRASTPTKRLEAIRQLSDAGIPASVMVAPIIPGLTDQEMERILDSAHHAGAREAGYVVLRLPLEVSPIFKDWLLRHYPDRYRHVMSLVRSMRDGKDYDSEWGKRMKGAGPYAWQIGRRFEITAKRLGLNAERRTLRTDQFVAAGKDQEQLMLL; this is translated from the coding sequence ATGGAACCGATCATGCGAGCCGACATTGCAGCCTTCGGAGCAGGACGAGCCGAAATGGCCAATGCAATGATCGAGCAGAGCGGCATGCGGGTCCGTCCGGACCGCAACCGCGGCCGGTCGGCAGGCATCAATCCGTCCGGCCGGTTCGAACCTGTCAGCCGGCATGTCTTCGACGACGGCTGGAGTTCGCTGGAGGAACTTCCTCCCTTTAAGACCGAGGTGCAGGTGGAAAAGCCGCGCACCATCATCACCCGCAACGAATCGCCCGACATCTCCTTCGACCGGTCGATCAATCCCTATCGCGGCTGCGAGCACGGTTGCGTCTATTGCTTCGCGCGGCCGACACACTCGTTCATGGGCCTGTCGCCGGGCCTGGACTTCGAATCCAAGCTGTTCGCCAAGCCCGACGCGGCACGCCTGCTCGACAAGGAATTGTCAAAGGATGGCTACCAGCCGCGCACCATCGCCATCGGCACCAACACCGATCCCTACCAGCCGATCGAGAAGCAGTACCGGATCATGCGCGAAATCCTCGAAGTGCTGGAGGCGCGCGGCCACCCGGTCGGCATCGTCACCAAGTCAGCCCTGGTCGTGCGCGACATCGACATTCTGTCGCGCATGGCGGAGCGGGGCTTGGCCAAGGTGGCGCTGTCGGTGACGACGCTTGACCGCATGCTGGCCAGGACGATGGAACCTCGGGCATCGACGCCGACCAAGCGGCTGGAGGCGATCAGGCAGCTTTCGGATGCCGGTATCCCCGCTTCGGTGATGGTGGCGCCGATCATTCCGGGCCTGACCGACCAGGAGATGGAACGCATCCTCGACTCGGCGCACCATGCCGGGGCGCGCGAAGCCGGCTATGTGGTGCTGCGCCTGCCGCTGGAGGTCAGCCCGATCTTCAAGGATTGGCTGCTGCGCCACTATCCCGACCGCTACCGCCACGTCATGTCGCTGGTCCGTTCGATGCGCGACGGCAAGGACTACGATTCGGAATGGGGCAAGCGCATGAAGGGCGCCGGGCCCTATGCCTGGCAGATCGGCCGGCGCTTCGAAATCACCGCCAAGCGGCTCGGCCTCAATGCCGAGCGGCGTACACTGCGGACCGACCAGTTCGTCGCTGCCGGCAAGGACCAGGAGCAGTTGATGCTGCTCTGA
- a CDS encoding ribonuclease HII yields the protein MARARSDSPPLFEIVEKPDFSFETKAMADGLWPVAGMDEAGRGPLAGPVVAAAVVLDPANIPEGLDDSKRLSHLQREALFLHIIGSALGVSMASISAEGIDGTNILKASLEAMRRALVGLPVQAKLALADGRDVPPGLPCEGRALIKGDQRSQSIAAASIVAKVMRDRMMRGCGNHHGRYGFEVHMGYATVRHRTAIEAHGPVARLHRTSFAPFRLGGTEVVEEESLAGLE from the coding sequence ATGGCTCGCGCGCGTTCTGATTCTCCGCCTCTCTTCGAAATCGTCGAGAAACCCGATTTCTCCTTCGAGACGAAGGCGATGGCCGATGGTTTGTGGCCGGTCGCGGGGATGGACGAAGCCGGTCGCGGCCCGCTCGCGGGTCCCGTGGTCGCGGCGGCAGTGGTGCTCGACCCCGCCAATATTCCCGAGGGTCTCGACGATTCCAAGCGGCTTAGCCACCTGCAGCGCGAAGCGCTGTTCCTGCACATCATCGGCTCCGCTCTCGGCGTATCGATGGCGTCGATCAGCGCCGAGGGCATCGATGGCACCAACATCCTCAAGGCGAGCCTCGAAGCGATGCGCCGCGCACTGGTCGGGCTGCCGGTGCAGGCTAAGCTCGCGCTCGCGGATGGGCGCGACGTGCCGCCGGGATTGCCCTGCGAGGGGCGCGCGCTGATCAAGGGCGACCAGCGCTCCCAATCGATCGCCGCAGCCTCGATCGTCGCCAAGGTCATGCGCGACCGCATGATGCGCGGCTGCGGCAATCATCACGGCCGCTACGGCTTCGAAGTGCATATGGGCTACGCCACGGTCCGGCACCGCACGGCGATCGAGGCGCATGGGCCAGTGGCTCGGCTGCATCGCACCTCGTTTGCGCCGTTCCGGCTGGGCGGGACTGAAGTGGTTGAGGAAGAGAGCTTGGCCGGGCTGGAGTAG
- a CDS encoding F0F1 ATP synthase subunit B: MDATSLATLWATIALIIFLAIAIYIKVPGMIAKALDARAARISSELDEARKLRDEAQQLLGQYKKKRKEAEQEAADIVAAAKREAELLAADAHKKTEDYVARRTALAEQKIGQAERDAVAEVRASAVDIAVEAARALLAAKVDAKAGADLFRSALQDVKAKLN, from the coding sequence ATGGACGCTACATCTCTCGCAACGCTCTGGGCCACGATTGCCCTGATCATCTTCCTGGCCATCGCCATCTACATCAAGGTGCCCGGCATGATCGCCAAGGCGCTCGACGCCCGCGCCGCCAGGATCAGCAGTGAGCTCGACGAGGCCCGCAAGCTGCGCGACGAAGCCCAGCAACTGCTCGGCCAATACAAGAAGAAGCGCAAGGAAGCCGAGCAGGAGGCCGCCGACATTGTAGCGGCCGCCAAGCGTGAGGCCGAACTGCTGGCTGCCGACGCCCACAAGAAGACCGAGGACTACGTTGCCAGGCGCACCGCGCTTGCCGAGCAGAAGATCGGCCAAGCCGAGCGTGACGCGGTTGCCGAAGTGCGCGCCAGCGCCGTCGATATAGCCGTCGAGGCGGCACGCGCATTGCTCGCCGCCAAGGTTGACGCCAAGGCCGGAGCCGACCTGTTCAGGTCCGCGCTGCAGGATGTGAAGGCCAAGCTGAACTGA
- a CDS encoding F0F1 ATP synthase subunit B gives MFVTSAFAQESAPSADTSHAATGGDTHSGTSVPAETHGTFPPFNPETFPSQLLWLAITFGLFYLFLKRVVMPRVGGIIDVRNDRISQDLDQAAKLKGEADAAVAAYEQELAEAKKNANSIGQQASDAAKAEADTARKKIEAALDEKLGEAEARISSIKANAMKEVGSIAEDTASAIVEALVGGKASKAEIAAAVKSVAR, from the coding sequence ATGTTCGTGACATCTGCCTTCGCGCAAGAGTCCGCGCCATCAGCCGACACCAGCCACGCTGCGACCGGAGGCGACACGCATTCCGGCACCAGCGTGCCTGCCGAAACGCACGGCACGTTTCCGCCATTCAATCCGGAGACGTTTCCGTCGCAGCTTCTGTGGCTGGCGATCACGTTCGGGCTGTTCTACCTGTTCCTGAAGCGGGTCGTGATGCCGCGCGTCGGCGGCATCATCGATGTCCGCAACGACCGCATCAGCCAGGATCTCGACCAGGCGGCCAAGTTGAAGGGCGAGGCCGACGCCGCCGTTGCCGCTTACGAGCAGGAACTGGCGGAAGCCAAGAAGAACGCGAACTCGATCGGCCAGCAGGCCAGCGATGCGGCGAAGGCGGAAGCCGACACCGCGCGCAAGAAGATCGAGGCCGCGCTCGATGAGAAGCTTGGCGAGGCCGAGGCACGCATTTCTTCCATCAAGGCCAATGCCATGAAGGAAGTCGGCAGCATCGCCGAGGATACCGCTTCGGCGATCGTCGAGGCACTCGTTGGCGGCAAGGCCAGCAAGGCCGAGATCGCGGCCGCGGTCAAATCCGTGGCCCGGTGA
- a CDS encoding F0F1 ATP synthase subunit C, translating to MDAEAAKYIGAGIACLGMGGAGIGLGNIFGSYLSGALRNPSAADGQFGRLIFGFAVTEALGIFSLLIALLALFG from the coding sequence ATGGACGCAGAAGCAGCAAAGTACATCGGCGCCGGCATCGCTTGCCTGGGCATGGGTGGCGCGGGCATTGGCCTGGGCAACATCTTCGGCAGCTACCTCTCGGGCGCGCTGCGCAATCCGTCGGCCGCCGACGGCCAGTTCGGCCGCCTGATTTTCGGCTTCGCCGTGACCGAAGCTCTGGGCATCTTCTCGCTTCTCATTGCGCTGCTGGCCCTGTTCGGCTGA
- a CDS encoding F0F1 ATP synthase subunit A, translated as MAADKVDPIHQFHIIKLVPIEIGGYDLSFTNSALFMVATVVIAAAFLFLTTSSRSLVPGRLQSVSEMAYEFVGNMLRDAAGTQGMKFFPFVFSLFMFVLVANLLGLFPYFFTITSHIIVTFGLAIMVIGTVIVYGFMKHGLGFLKLFVPKGVPLLMMVLVVPIEVISFVSRPVSLSVRLFANMLAGHITLKVFSGFVVSLSALGALGIAGSILPLAMAVALTALELLVALLQAYVFAVLTCMYLNDALHPSH; from the coding sequence GTGGCAGCTGACAAGGTCGATCCGATCCACCAGTTCCATATCATCAAGCTGGTTCCGATCGAGATCGGCGGCTATGATCTGTCCTTCACCAATTCCGCGCTGTTCATGGTCGCGACCGTGGTCATTGCCGCGGCCTTCCTGTTCCTGACGACGTCGAGCCGCAGCCTGGTCCCCGGCCGGCTGCAGTCGGTCTCCGAAATGGCCTATGAGTTCGTCGGCAACATGCTGCGCGATGCCGCCGGCACGCAGGGCATGAAATTCTTCCCTTTCGTGTTCTCGCTGTTCATGTTCGTACTGGTCGCCAATCTGCTCGGCCTGTTCCCGTATTTCTTCACCATCACCAGCCACATCATCGTCACCTTCGGTTTGGCCATCATGGTGATTGGCACCGTGATCGTCTATGGATTCATGAAGCATGGCCTTGGCTTCCTGAAGCTGTTCGTGCCGAAGGGCGTGCCCCTCCTGATGATGGTGCTTGTCGTTCCGATCGAGGTGATTTCCTTCGTGTCGCGCCCGGTCAGCCTCTCGGTTCGTCTGTTCGCAAACATGCTCGCCGGCCACATCACGCTGAAGGTTTTTTCGGGATTTGTGGTCAGTCTCAGTGCGCTGGGTGCGCTCGGCATTGCGGGATCGATCCTGCCGCTGGCCATGGCGGTGGCGTTGACGGCGCTCGAATTGCTGGTGGCGCTGTTGCAGGCCTATGTCTTTGCGGTGCTGACCTGCATGTATCTCAACGACGCCCTCCATCCTTCGCACTAA
- a CDS encoding AtpZ/AtpI family protein, translating to MAEKNRPDGTGETGRGKQHDPEIRDDDLERRRRELGASLATRLPNRLEGKDDAKPVTGYGQAIKLSSEFIAGVVVGAGIGWIIDRMAGTSPWGLIVFLLLGFGAGVLNVMRSAGVVAEFGQGAKPRRDLDDSK from the coding sequence ATGGCCGAGAAAAACAGGCCAGACGGAACCGGAGAAACCGGCCGCGGCAAGCAGCATGACCCCGAAATCCGCGACGACGATCTTGAGCGACGTCGGCGTGAACTTGGAGCATCGCTTGCGACAAGGCTGCCGAACCGGCTCGAGGGGAAAGACGACGCGAAACCAGTGACCGGATACGGTCAGGCGATCAAACTATCCAGCGAGTTTATCGCCGGGGTGGTGGTAGGCGCCGGCATCGGCTGGATCATCGACCGTATGGCGGGGACATCGCCGTGGGGCCTGATCGTTTTCCTGCTGCTTGGCTTTGGCGCCGGCGTGCTCAATGTCATGCGTTCAGCTGGCGTTGTGGCGGAATTCGGACAAGGTGCGAAGCCGCGCCGCGACCTGGACGACAGCAAATGA
- a CDS encoding cell wall hydrolase has product MHRRVLKRLMAAAGEKRSLVSPFIIGLGIWIGFPTVAAYQDMTSLVSGLESPTTRWNSYVEKSVAGSVHAAEMPFVDSDVTSSISGSGVRLPGVGAVSFRGKGGKVSGSPDEDRVVRADKKGRIVQVSPVAPPKNFNAGSIFQRTSSLMRPSMDGDLKMAFAKPRIKGKEIQIAAAFHAREDKKPDPGVPAMLAALVNNDHPDVLATAYAQSAPDYAKASPFEALLQDEEPNSGRFIPPMAKGDHSWIQNPLPASVFSEPEQKCLANGIYFEARGEAVRGQAAVAQVILNRVRNPAYPNSICGVVYQNDSWFNRCQFSFACDGRKKRIDNPVAYKTAQDVGMAVTAGKIFIPEVGSSTHYYANYVHPGWARTMQKMTKIGLHIFYRTYGGGWS; this is encoded by the coding sequence GTGCATCGACGTGTGTTGAAGCGGCTGATGGCCGCCGCCGGTGAGAAACGCAGCCTTGTGTCTCCGTTCATCATTGGTCTCGGTATCTGGATCGGCTTTCCGACCGTCGCTGCCTACCAGGACATGACCAGCCTCGTTTCCGGCCTTGAATCGCCGACCACGCGCTGGAATTCCTATGTCGAGAAATCCGTCGCCGGTTCGGTCCACGCCGCCGAGATGCCGTTCGTCGATTCCGACGTCACCAGCTCGATCTCGGGTTCCGGTGTTCGCCTTCCCGGTGTCGGCGCCGTCTCGTTTCGCGGCAAGGGCGGCAAGGTCAGCGGGTCGCCCGACGAGGATCGCGTCGTGCGCGCCGACAAGAAGGGCCGCATCGTCCAGGTCTCTCCCGTGGCGCCACCGAAGAACTTCAATGCCGGCTCGATCTTCCAGCGGACCTCCTCGCTGATGCGGCCGAGCATGGACGGCGATCTGAAAATGGCCTTCGCCAAGCCGCGGATCAAAGGCAAGGAAATCCAGATCGCCGCGGCATTCCATGCGCGTGAGGACAAGAAGCCGGATCCCGGCGTGCCGGCCATGCTTGCGGCCCTGGTCAACAACGACCATCCCGATGTGCTGGCGACCGCCTATGCGCAATCCGCGCCGGACTATGCCAAGGCCTCGCCCTTTGAAGCCCTGCTTCAGGATGAAGAGCCCAACAGCGGCCGCTTCATTCCGCCGATGGCCAAGGGCGACCATTCATGGATCCAGAATCCGCTTCCGGCGAGCGTCTTCTCCGAGCCGGAGCAGAAGTGCCTGGCCAACGGCATCTATTTCGAGGCCCGCGGCGAAGCAGTGCGCGGTCAGGCCGCCGTTGCCCAGGTGATCCTCAACCGGGTCCGCAATCCCGCCTATCCCAATTCGATCTGCGGCGTCGTCTACCAGAACGACAGCTGGTTCAACCGCTGCCAGTTCTCCTTCGCCTGCGACGGCAGGAAGAAGCGCATCGACAATCCGGTCGCCTACAAGACCGCTCAGGATGTCGGCATGGCCGTCACCGCTGGCAAGATCTTCATTCCGGAAGTGGGATCGTCGACCCACTACTATGCCAATTACGTCCATCCCGGCTGGGCCCGCACGATGCAGAAGATGACCAAGATCGGCCTGCATATATTCTACCGGACCTATGGTGGTGGCTGGAGCTGA